The following nucleotide sequence is from Pseudonocardia abyssalis.
GTCGACTCGATGATCCTCAAGGACGATCCGGAGCACCACCGGCTGCGCCGGCTGGTGAGCAGGCCGTTCACCCCGGCGGCGGTCGGGCGCCTCGCCGAGCGGGTCCACGCGGTCACCGGCGACCTGCTCGACGGGTTCGTCGCCGGCCGCCCGGTCGACCTGCAGCGGGACTACGCGATCCCGATCCCGGTCACCGTGATCAGCGAGATGGTCGGGCTGGGCCACGACGAGCGGGCCATCTTCCACGAGGGGATGCGGCTGCTGGTCGACGGCCTGTCCGCACTCGGCATGGACGAGGCGGTCCGCCGGATGGAGGACCTGACCGGGTTCGTGCGCGAACTGGTCGCCCGCCGCCGCGCCACGCCGGGCGAGGACATCATGAGCGGCCTGGTCCGCGCCTCCGACGACGGTGACCGCCTCACCGACGACGAGATCGTCGCGCTGGTCTTCCTGCTCGTCGGCGCCGGCTACGAGACGACCTACAACCTGATCGGCAACGGCGTCCTCGCGCTGCTGCGCCATCCCGACCAGCTCGCCCTGCTGGTCCGGCGCCCGGAGCTGATCGACACGGCGGTGGAGGAGATCCTCCGCTGGACGGGCACGGTCGGCGGCACGAAGCCGACCTACGCCGCGGAGGAGGTCGAGTGGCACGGCGTGCGGATCCCGCGGGGCGCCATGGTGATGCCGCTGCTGGCCTCGGCCAACCGGGACCCGGCCGTGTTCGACCGGCCCGAGGAGTTCGACATCACCCGGTCCCCGAACCCGCACATCGCGTTCAGCCGCGGCGCGCACTTCTGCCTGGGTGCGAACCTGGCCCGGATGGAGGCCCGGATCGCGATCGGCAACCTGCTGGCCCGGTTCCCCGGGACCCGGCTCGCCGTGGACCCGGCCGACCTGGCCACCGAGCCGACCCCGCTGATGGTGCGGCTCCGCGGGCTGCCGGTCGTCCCGGCCTGATCCGCCCCGCAGACGGCGAACGGCACCTCCGCCGTGGCGGGGGTGCCGTCGTCGGTGCGTCGGTGTGCGCTCAGGCGCGCGCGACCTTGCCGGCCTTGAGGCAGGAGGTGCACACGTTGAGGCGGGTACGGTTACCGCCGGTGGTGAGACGGGCCCGAACGGTCTGGATGTTCGGGTTCCAGCGGCGGTTGG
It contains:
- a CDS encoding cytochrome P450 family protein, producing the protein MSTPVHDTPFVIDGPEFLADPHRHYDRLRREAPVAIGGMSVLPGQQIHFLARYADCVALTTDPRFRRVAPDGTPPALPEALRLLAVDSMILKDDPEHHRLRRLVSRPFTPAAVGRLAERVHAVTGDLLDGFVAGRPVDLQRDYAIPIPVTVISEMVGLGHDERAIFHEGMRLLVDGLSALGMDEAVRRMEDLTGFVRELVARRRATPGEDIMSGLVRASDDGDRLTDDEIVALVFLLVGAGYETTYNLIGNGVLALLRHPDQLALLVRRPELIDTAVEEILRWTGTVGGTKPTYAAEEVEWHGVRIPRGAMVMPLLASANRDPAVFDRPEEFDITRSPNPHIAFSRGAHFCLGANLARMEARIAIGNLLARFPGTRLAVDPADLATEPTPLMVRLRGLPVVPA
- the rpmB gene encoding 50S ribosomal protein L28, with product MAAVCDVCSKGPGFGMSVSHSHRRTNRRWNPNIQTVRARLTTGGNRTRLNVCTSCLKAGKVARA